One genomic window of Desmospora activa DSM 45169 includes the following:
- a CDS encoding carbohydrate ABC transporter permease yields the protein MERVQRWTKSTLADQCFYILNYSVLLLVMVVTLFPFLHVLAISLNDSTDTVRGGITIWPREFTLDNYLAVFNHSTLLTGFVNSVLRTVIGTVLGLISGTMLAYTLSRRDFQGRRFVSLFLVLTLYFSGGMIPVYMLIRDLGLMNSFWVYVLPGMVNAFYVFMIRSFIDALPYELQESAKLDGANDFVIYWRVILPLCKPVIATIALFLAVGQWNAWFDTYLYNGSSPHLTTLQYELMKILQSAQTGNEAAMRSADPELAGRVSPDSLKMAITMVTVIPILFVYPFVQRYFIKGMTLGSVKH from the coding sequence ATGGAGAGAGTTCAACGGTGGACCAAGTCGACCCTCGCGGATCAATGCTTCTATATTTTGAATTACTCGGTTTTGCTGCTGGTGATGGTGGTTACCTTGTTTCCGTTTTTACATGTGTTGGCCATCTCGTTGAACGATTCCACCGATACGGTTCGAGGCGGCATTACCATCTGGCCCCGGGAATTTACGTTGGATAATTATCTGGCGGTATTTAACCACTCCACCCTGTTAACCGGTTTTGTCAATTCCGTTCTGCGTACTGTCATCGGGACGGTCTTGGGCTTGATTAGTGGGACGATGCTGGCGTACACCTTAAGCCGCCGCGATTTTCAAGGGCGCCGATTTGTATCGCTGTTTCTGGTGTTGACGCTCTATTTTTCCGGGGGGATGATTCCGGTCTATATGTTGATCCGGGATCTGGGTTTGATGAATTCCTTTTGGGTGTACGTTTTGCCGGGAATGGTTAACGCTTTCTATGTTTTTATGATTCGTTCCTTTATCGACGCCCTGCCCTATGAATTGCAGGAGTCGGCAAAACTAGACGGGGCCAACGATTTCGTCATCTACTGGCGGGTAATTCTGCCGCTCTGTAAGCCGGTTATCGCCACCATTGCTCTGTTTCTAGCGGTGGGGCAGTGGAATGCCTGGTTTGATACCTATCTTTACAACGGGTCCAGTCCGCATCTGACAACCCTGCAATATGAGCTGATGAAGATATTACAAAGTGCACAAACCGGCAATGAAGCCGCCATGCGTTCTGCCGATCCGGAGCTGGCGGGGCGGGTATCGCCGGATTCGCTCAAGATGGCGATCACAATGGTGACCGTGATCCCGATTCTGTTTGTCTATCCGTTTGTGCAGCGGTATTTCATCAAAGGGATGACCCTAGGCTCGGTTAAACATTGA
- a CDS encoding glycoside hydrolase family 2 protein, which yields MIRLYCKHRVRAVTELEGMWDFAPVEGHPAIPDCYDYRLPVPGCWESHPELNTYRGRGWYRKEIQLEQQTPIRLEFKGVSHTADVYWDGHHIAHHYNAYTPFYVVVPDVSAGNHELTVLVDNRFTPESALHIPNDYYTYGGLIRPVALERIADVFIDRVHFTPFYQDGNWWADIETWITNLAAESKTITLQADLAGETCIAQTLHLAVQSTVKHQSTVCFPTVKPWSHQDPQLYYLSVQLYRAEEKHPLDDWIERVGFRQIEVADGQIRINGKAVTLKGFCRHEDHPLVGSSFPLQLMVQDLDLMEQMGANAVRTAHYPHDERFLDLCDERGIYVWEENHARGLDLERMRHPLFANQCKTCNREMVQHHYNHPSIIIWGVLNECSSDTEEGRVHYKTQLHQIRTMDRSRPVSFASDKHFTDRCLDLADILSFNIYPGWYIEDEPGDLSDRLYQWAEQNGGKGKPMIISEFGGDGFYGYRSLTKVKGTEERQAEIIGRCLQAFLSREAIAGVFIWQFCDCRVTEGEGWLLTRAKTMNSKGIVDEYRRPKLAYETVRRFFSPESHT from the coding sequence ATGATTCGTTTATATTGTAAACATCGGGTTCGCGCTGTAACGGAATTGGAAGGGATGTGGGATTTTGCGCCAGTCGAGGGTCATCCTGCTATTCCCGATTGCTATGACTATCGGCTGCCGGTTCCGGGCTGCTGGGAGTCCCATCCGGAGCTTAATACGTATCGCGGCAGGGGTTGGTACCGGAAGGAGATTCAACTGGAACAACAAACCCCTATTCGTTTGGAGTTTAAAGGGGTGAGCCACACAGCCGACGTTTACTGGGACGGTCATCATATCGCCCATCATTATAATGCATATACCCCTTTTTATGTCGTTGTCCCCGATGTGAGCGCCGGAAATCACGAACTGACCGTGCTTGTCGACAACCGTTTTACACCGGAGTCCGCTCTTCATATTCCCAACGATTATTATACCTACGGCGGATTGATCCGGCCGGTAGCGCTGGAACGCATAGCAGATGTTTTTATTGATCGGGTCCATTTTACGCCCTTTTATCAGGATGGCAACTGGTGGGCCGATATCGAGACGTGGATAACCAATCTGGCCGCCGAATCCAAAACCATCACCCTGCAAGCCGATTTGGCGGGTGAGACCTGTATCGCGCAAACGCTTCACCTTGCTGTACAGTCCACGGTTAAACACCAGAGTACCGTTTGCTTTCCTACGGTTAAACCATGGTCCCATCAAGATCCGCAGCTTTATTATTTATCCGTGCAGCTGTATCGGGCGGAGGAGAAGCATCCGCTCGATGATTGGATTGAGCGTGTCGGTTTTCGTCAAATCGAAGTTGCAGACGGTCAAATCCGAATCAACGGCAAGGCGGTGACATTGAAAGGATTTTGTCGCCATGAAGATCATCCCTTGGTTGGGTCCAGCTTTCCGTTGCAACTGATGGTGCAGGATTTAGACTTGATGGAGCAGATGGGAGCCAATGCGGTGCGAACCGCTCATTATCCCCATGACGAGCGCTTTCTGGATTTATGCGATGAGCGTGGAATCTATGTTTGGGAAGAAAATCATGCACGAGGCTTGGATTTGGAACGGATGCGGCACCCGCTCTTTGCAAATCAGTGTAAAACCTGCAACCGCGAGATGGTGCAACACCATTATAATCACCCCAGCATCATCATCTGGGGCGTATTAAACGAATGTAGCAGCGACACGGAGGAAGGAAGAGTCCATTATAAAACCCAATTGCATCAAATCCGGACAATGGATCGTTCCCGCCCGGTCAGCTTTGCATCGGATAAGCACTTTACAGACCGATGCTTGGATTTGGCGGATATCCTTTCGTTTAATATTTATCCCGGTTGGTATATCGAGGACGAGCCCGGTGACTTGAGCGACCGTTTGTATCAATGGGCGGAGCAAAACGGCGGAAAAGGAAAACCGATGATCATCAGCGAGTTTGGTGGAGATGGTTTTTATGGCTACCGCTCTTTGACAAAAGTAAAAGGAACGGAAGAAAGGCAAGCGGAGATTATCGGTCGCTGCCTGCAGGCGTTTTTGAGCAGAGAAGCGATCGCCGGTGTTTTCATCTGGCAGTTTTGTGATTGCCGTGTCACTGAAGGGGAAGGGTGGCTGTTGACACGAGCGAAAACCATGAACAGCAAAGGAATTGTCGATGAATATCGTCGGCCGAAATTGGCCTATGAAACCGTGCGTCGCTTTTTTTCACCAGAATCCCACACCTGA
- a CDS encoding ABC transporter substrate-binding protein, translating into MSMVWKKRREFALLSAVFLLVAGCTNDKADDATGELDPDNPITFSAFFADPNPAWNKMEDDVGQAITKRTGVKLNAEFAVGNPDEKIALIAASGDYPDLISPKGAAELLVDSNAMVDLEPLIEKHAPNIKKMIGDDMGRLRYSNDDPSIYFIPTINTVEHTPFDAEGTFNLQHAVVKELGYPEIRTVKDFENAIKKYMEKHPTINGQKTIGLSLLGDDWRFLISVSNPGFKTTGGSDDGEFYIDPQTYEATLHYRRPEEKEYFRWLNHMNDIGLLDPESFVQSYDQYKSKIASGRVLALIDAQWQYQDGEKALKKAGKQERTYGHYHVTLSEKYKDPAFQDNGFLGGWGIGITKSCKDPVRAIKFLDWMASEEGQILNYWGVEGKHYEYDEDGKRVIPKEVQERRNNDAANFDRESGIGSYHISLRYGDGVKDSTDNYITTKHPDQIVNDYSDIEKEVLAAYGAKTWKDLFPQADEFPVKPWGAAWDISIPNESKLKVQEQRAKDIVYKRIPEAILADPDNFDKVWDQFMKDLDKIGVEEMEAEYTKLVKQRVKLWSE; encoded by the coding sequence ATGAGCATGGTATGGAAAAAGCGAAGGGAGTTTGCGCTTCTGTCGGCGGTTTTCCTGCTGGTTGCCGGGTGTACCAACGACAAAGCGGATGATGCGACTGGGGAATTGGACCCGGACAACCCGATCACGTTTTCCGCCTTTTTTGCTGATCCCAATCCGGCTTGGAACAAGATGGAAGATGATGTGGGGCAAGCGATAACCAAACGGACAGGTGTGAAGCTAAACGCTGAATTTGCCGTTGGTAATCCTGATGAAAAAATTGCCTTGATCGCAGCCAGCGGGGACTATCCCGACCTTATTTCACCAAAGGGGGCCGCTGAGCTTCTGGTTGACTCCAATGCGATGGTAGATTTGGAACCGTTGATCGAGAAGCACGCACCCAACATCAAAAAAATGATCGGCGACGATATGGGGCGGCTGCGGTACAGCAATGACGACCCCTCCATTTACTTCATCCCGACGATTAATACCGTCGAGCATACTCCGTTTGATGCAGAAGGAACCTTTAATCTGCAACATGCCGTCGTCAAGGAGTTGGGTTATCCAGAGATTCGAACGGTGAAAGATTTTGAAAACGCGATCAAAAAATATATGGAGAAGCATCCGACCATCAACGGACAGAAGACGATCGGCTTGTCTCTTTTAGGGGATGATTGGCGCTTCTTGATCTCCGTTTCCAACCCAGGCTTTAAAACGACGGGGGGTTCCGATGACGGCGAGTTTTATATCGATCCCCAAACGTATGAAGCGACGCTCCATTATCGTCGGCCGGAGGAAAAAGAGTATTTTCGCTGGTTAAATCATATGAACGATATCGGTTTGCTCGATCCGGAAAGCTTTGTCCAGAGCTATGACCAGTATAAATCGAAAATAGCCAGCGGGCGGGTGCTCGCTTTGATCGATGCCCAATGGCAATATCAAGACGGGGAAAAAGCGCTAAAAAAGGCGGGAAAGCAGGAACGGACCTATGGCCACTATCATGTGACACTCTCGGAAAAATATAAGGACCCCGCCTTTCAGGACAACGGCTTTTTGGGCGGGTGGGGAATCGGAATTACTAAGTCTTGCAAAGATCCGGTTCGTGCCATCAAATTCTTGGATTGGATGGCATCAGAAGAAGGCCAGATCCTAAACTATTGGGGGGTGGAAGGAAAGCACTATGAGTACGATGAAGACGGAAAACGGGTAATCCCGAAGGAAGTGCAAGAACGGCGCAACAACGATGCAGCCAATTTTGACCGGGAATCGGGCATCGGAAGTTATCACATTTCGCTCCGGTATGGTGACGGAGTGAAGGATTCCACCGACAACTATATAACGACAAAGCATCCGGATCAGATCGTCAACGATTACTCCGATATTGAAAAAGAAGTGCTGGCGGCGTATGGGGCGAAAACATGGAAGGACCTGTTTCCACAAGCGGACGAGTTTCCGGTAAAACCGTGGGGAGCGGCTTGGGATATCTCGATTCCAAATGAATCGAAACTAAAGGTACAGGAACAACGGGCAAAAGATATCGTCTATAAACGGATTCCAGAAGCCATCTTGGCCGATCCCGATAATTTTGACAAGGTGTGGGATCAGTTTATGAAGGACCTCGATAAAATCGGGGTGGAAGAGATGGAAGCGGAGTATACAAAACTGGTCAAGCAGCGGGTAAAGCTGTGGAGTGAATGA
- a CDS encoding cellulase family glycosylhydrolase, producing MKKILRLFVIFAIIGILMYVPVAIAAPNAGDDAKKAQQKFQALDANEAVAAMTPGWNLGNTLDAVPTEGSWNNPPVEEHTFDDIKNSGFKSVRIPVTWDSHIGPGPEYRIDDSWMRRVEQVTDWALERDFYVVLNVHHDSWLWVHEMERDPEGTLDKLEKVWAQIARHFGTKSEKLMFEVINEPTGMNAEQMNHLNRSILETIRTSGGYNDERLVIVGALHDNGDNLVDDSFEVPDDEHLILTFHYYSPWDYVAGWWGNTTWGTAQDRQQMENDLRPLYERYTSQGYPIILGEYGTLGNNEKHSKWLYHDHLIRLCRQYGIATMWWDNGNDHFDRSKRQWRDPVVKDIIEEASAGNINAFIKPVDLYVRADEAVTDQPVDLLLNGNRLTGISHGSTRLVEGTDYTYDETNAKVTLKADFVAGLLEESKLGTNAQLTFSFSTGAEQVMDVIQYDDPTPTVQTIVIHPQDREENITIPLEWNGTKLRTIKAVTDATGRPVLEEKWDWTPYINYGDDFQVEDGQLELTPAFLEYVKENATLTVEFYPEGTETQVKLQVP from the coding sequence GTGAAAAAAATCCTCCGATTGTTCGTTATCTTTGCCATAATCGGCATTTTGATGTATGTTCCGGTTGCGATTGCCGCTCCAAATGCAGGAGACGATGCAAAAAAAGCGCAGCAAAAGTTTCAAGCCCTTGATGCAAATGAAGCAGTAGCAGCGATGACACCGGGTTGGAATCTGGGAAACACGCTGGATGCCGTTCCCACGGAAGGGTCCTGGAACAACCCGCCGGTGGAAGAACACACCTTTGACGATATTAAGAATTCCGGCTTTAAAAGTGTCCGCATCCCCGTCACCTGGGATTCCCACATTGGACCGGGGCCGGAATACCGTATTGACGACAGCTGGATGCGTCGGGTGGAGCAAGTGACCGATTGGGCTTTGGAGCGGGATTTTTATGTGGTGTTAAATGTTCACCACGATTCCTGGTTATGGGTGCATGAAATGGAGCGAGATCCCGAGGGCACCCTCGATAAGCTGGAAAAGGTATGGGCGCAGATTGCTCGCCATTTTGGAACGAAAAGCGAAAAGCTGATGTTTGAAGTGATCAATGAACCGACAGGTATGAATGCGGAGCAGATGAACCATTTAAATCGCAGTATCTTGGAGACGATTCGCACATCGGGCGGATACAATGATGAACGGTTGGTAATTGTGGGGGCCCTTCATGATAACGGTGATAATTTGGTTGATGATTCCTTTGAAGTTCCCGACGACGAACATCTCATCCTCACCTTTCACTATTATTCACCCTGGGACTATGTGGCGGGTTGGTGGGGCAACACCACCTGGGGAACGGCCCAAGACCGGCAACAGATGGAAAACGATCTTCGGCCGCTGTATGAGCGATACACTTCCCAGGGTTATCCGATCATTCTCGGTGAATATGGAACCTTAGGCAACAATGAAAAGCATTCCAAATGGCTGTACCACGACCATTTGATCCGTCTCTGTCGACAGTATGGCATCGCTACCATGTGGTGGGACAACGGCAACGACCATTTTGATCGCAGCAAGCGGCAATGGCGCGACCCCGTTGTCAAGGACATCATTGAGGAAGCTTCCGCCGGAAATATCAACGCCTTTATCAAACCGGTAGATCTGTATGTGCGGGCGGATGAGGCGGTAACCGATCAACCGGTGGATCTGTTGCTAAACGGAAATCGATTGACGGGGATCAGCCACGGATCGACCCGATTGGTGGAAGGGACCGATTACACCTATGACGAAACTAACGCCAAGGTTACGTTAAAAGCTGATTTTGTAGCAGGATTGTTAGAGGAGTCAAAGCTGGGGACCAATGCGCAGCTGACCTTCTCCTTTTCTACAGGAGCGGAGCAGGTGATGGATGTAATCCAGTATGACGATCCCACCCCCACCGTCCAGACGATCGTGATCCATCCACAAGATCGGGAAGAAAACATAACGATCCCACTGGAGTGGAACGGAACCAAGCTTCGTACCATCAAAGCCGTTACAGATGCGACTGGTCGTCCCGTCCTAGAAGAGAAATGGGACTGGACGCCGTATATCAACTACGGGGACGATTTTCAGGTGGAGGACGGACAACTTGAATTAACCCCGGCGTTTTTGGAATATGTGAAGGAAAACGCGACACTTACCGTGGAGTTTTATCCGGAAGGGACCGAGACACAAGTGAAGTTGCAGGTCCCGTGA
- the yicI gene encoding alpha-xylosidase, producing the protein MKFTNGHWLTREGFTLHRPAMVYETEQTDDALTLFLPCKQIQHRGDTLDGPLLTVRLTSPRPNVIRVQVWHYKGGVRRQPSFPLIDTKTSVYLHDNEEEIRFTSGDLSARINKEEWSLAFFNGDECLTVSEPRSLAYVTTDTGETYIREQLSISVGETIYGMGERFTPFVKNGQTVDIWNEDGGTSTEQSYKNIPFYLTNRGYGVFVNHPERVSFELASEIVSKAQFSVEGEYLDYFMINGPSPKEVLERYTDLTGKPSLPPAWSFGLWLTTSFTTEYDEETVNRFVDGMNERDLPLSVFHFDCFWMKAFEWCNFDWDRQQFPDPEGMLKRLKEKGLKISVWINPYIAQKSPLFAEAVEKGYLLKKADGEVWQWDRWQAGMGIVDFTNPEACTWFKQKLARLIEMGVDSFKTDFGERIPTDVVYFDGSDPEKMHNYYAFLYNQIVFELLEEKLGRQQAVVFARSATAGAQRFPVHWGGDCFANYDSMAESLRGGLSLALSGFGFWSHDIGGFESTATADLYKRWTAFGLLSSHSRLHGSESYRVPWLFGEEAVEVMRHFLKWKHRLMPYLFATAVKAAQTGIPMMRPMVLEFPDDPACDYLDRQYMLGESLLVAPVFREDGQVSYYLPSGTWTHLFSGEKVEGGCWREEQYDYMSLPLFVRANCILPLGRDDRSPCYDYANGVTFHLFELEEGKWSDSLLYDSSGNLESKVRFYREGRQITVLPEGVTKPWNLVLHGYDSVTAVQNGEGEKGEQGVCIIPEDFKKEVVITL; encoded by the coding sequence ATGAAATTTACAAACGGGCACTGGTTGACACGAGAAGGTTTTACCTTACATCGACCGGCGATGGTGTATGAGACGGAACAAACCGATGATGCGCTTACTCTCTTTCTTCCCTGTAAACAGATTCAACATCGCGGGGATACCTTGGATGGACCGTTGCTTACTGTGCGTCTCACTTCCCCCCGGCCCAATGTGATCCGGGTACAAGTTTGGCATTACAAAGGAGGGGTGAGGCGGCAACCGTCGTTTCCGTTGATCGATACAAAGACTAGCGTCTACCTTCACGATAATGAAGAGGAGATCCGATTTACTAGCGGAGATTTATCAGCTCGAATTAACAAGGAGGAGTGGTCCCTCGCCTTTTTTAACGGTGACGAATGCTTAACGGTGAGCGAGCCGCGCAGCCTCGCATATGTGACGACTGACACTGGAGAGACCTATATACGGGAGCAGCTGTCCATCAGTGTGGGAGAGACGATTTACGGAATGGGGGAGCGGTTTACACCCTTTGTCAAAAACGGGCAGACTGTCGATATCTGGAATGAGGATGGGGGCACCAGCACGGAACAGTCTTATAAAAACATCCCCTTTTATTTGACCAACCGAGGATATGGGGTGTTTGTTAACCATCCGGAACGGGTTTCCTTTGAATTGGCTTCTGAAATCGTCTCCAAAGCCCAGTTTAGCGTTGAAGGGGAGTATCTGGATTACTTTATGATCAACGGCCCTTCGCCCAAGGAGGTTTTAGAGCGCTATACTGATTTGACCGGGAAACCGTCTCTGCCCCCGGCGTGGTCCTTTGGTCTGTGGCTGACTACTTCCTTTACCACCGAGTATGACGAGGAGACGGTTAATCGTTTTGTCGACGGTATGAATGAACGGGATCTGCCCCTCAGTGTGTTCCATTTTGATTGCTTTTGGATGAAAGCGTTTGAGTGGTGCAATTTTGACTGGGATCGACAACAGTTTCCCGATCCGGAAGGGATGCTGAAACGGTTAAAGGAAAAAGGGTTAAAAATCAGTGTTTGGATTAACCCCTATATTGCGCAAAAGTCGCCGTTGTTTGCGGAAGCGGTGGAAAAGGGGTATCTGCTCAAAAAAGCTGACGGCGAGGTGTGGCAGTGGGACCGCTGGCAAGCGGGGATGGGGATCGTCGATTTTACCAATCCCGAAGCTTGTACCTGGTTTAAACAGAAGTTGGCGCGATTGATCGAGATGGGAGTAGACAGTTTTAAGACCGATTTCGGGGAACGGATTCCCACCGATGTCGTCTACTTCGACGGCTCTGATCCCGAAAAAATGCACAATTATTATGCCTTTCTCTACAATCAAATCGTATTTGAACTGCTGGAAGAAAAATTGGGCCGACAGCAGGCGGTAGTTTTCGCCCGCTCCGCTACTGCCGGGGCCCAACGCTTTCCGGTACACTGGGGTGGGGATTGTTTCGCCAACTACGATTCCATGGCGGAAAGCTTGCGTGGTGGGTTGTCACTGGCGTTGTCCGGGTTTGGTTTTTGGAGTCACGATATCGGCGGCTTTGAAAGTACAGCCACGGCGGATCTGTATAAACGTTGGACCGCATTTGGCCTGCTTTCTAGCCATAGTCGCCTTCATGGAAGTGAGTCTTATCGGGTTCCGTGGCTGTTTGGCGAAGAAGCGGTCGAGGTGATGCGTCATTTCTTAAAATGGAAACACCGGCTGATGCCGTATCTGTTTGCCACAGCGGTCAAAGCTGCACAAACGGGGATTCCCATGATGCGGCCGATGGTGCTGGAGTTTCCCGACGATCCGGCATGTGACTATCTGGATCGCCAGTATATGCTGGGGGAATCATTGCTGGTTGCTCCCGTGTTTCGAGAAGATGGGCAGGTCTCCTATTATCTGCCGTCCGGTACATGGACCCACCTTTTTAGCGGGGAAAAGGTGGAGGGCGGCTGTTGGAGAGAAGAGCAGTACGACTATATGAGCTTGCCCCTGTTTGTGCGGGCAAACTGCATACTCCCGCTCGGTCGCGATGATCGGAGCCCTTGTTACGATTATGCCAATGGAGTAACCTTTCATCTGTTTGAACTAGAAGAAGGGAAATGGAGTGACAGCCTCCTCTACGACTCTTCTGGAAATCTGGAATCCAAGGTACGCTTTTATCGCGAAGGGAGGCAAATCACAGTTTTACCGGAAGGGGTGACAAAGCCCTGGAACCTGGTGCTGCACGGATACGATTCCGTCACAGCGGTGCAGAACGGTGAGGGGGAAAAAGGAGAGCAGGGAGTTTGTATCATACCGGAAGATTTTAAAAAAGAGGTAGTGATTACGCTATAG
- a CDS encoding response regulator yields MFNVLIVDDEPVIQEGLKTIIPWSDYGFRIDDVAANGKEALQHYQRLSPDLMIVDIRMPVMDGVELIEAIRQQDPDTSILVLSGYADFAYAQQMIRFHVDGYLLKPIDDEEMVEYIAGIQTKLREKQQRRRQREEAKEWQWERLLQSAIVGGQVDSSIVSAIDPKVRGHRVLLVYVETDSEINPDLLAAVKADLRKRLERWKRATVFTSPIEPYVGVWLQGEVRDKDLSWIQAELESIARTYGCDLYAVLGGEVDRFQAIKQSYTLASAGLNQRFVLTKGIVMRAEKPALPVDEKTTDNKRRRDWDEWVQRLTYALQVSQIESVETVIREIVERMIQAHATERQIINDWVYILSQTLNNIYRVKPSLPHAQRYHVQLLDIHTQPDIAALEEYVRRLLNQFVQEVIGIDEETLPKRMLHLIHLHYADNLKLEKLAQALHYNSAYLGKLFKKHTGQLFNTYVDRVRIDKAKELLAKGKKVYEVAEEVGYRNVDYFHSKFKKYVKMSPSTYRKTVNANQS; encoded by the coding sequence ATGTTCAACGTCTTGATTGTAGACGATGAACCGGTGATACAGGAAGGGTTAAAAACGATTATCCCGTGGAGCGATTACGGTTTTCGTATTGATGATGTAGCGGCCAACGGCAAAGAGGCCTTACAACACTATCAGCGTCTCTCTCCCGATTTGATGATTGTCGATATCCGTATGCCGGTCATGGATGGAGTGGAATTGATTGAAGCGATCCGCCAGCAGGACCCGGATACATCGATATTAGTGTTGAGCGGGTATGCTGACTTTGCTTACGCCCAGCAGATGATTCGTTTTCATGTGGATGGATATTTGTTGAAACCGATCGATGATGAAGAGATGGTGGAGTATATCGCAGGGATTCAAACCAAATTGAGGGAGAAGCAGCAGCGGAGACGTCAGCGGGAGGAAGCGAAGGAATGGCAATGGGAACGGTTGCTTCAGTCTGCTATCGTCGGCGGACAAGTTGACTCTTCCATCGTTTCCGCTATTGATCCAAAGGTGAGGGGCCATCGGGTTTTGCTCGTTTATGTGGAAACAGATAGCGAGATCAACCCCGACCTGCTCGCTGCGGTAAAAGCGGATTTAAGAAAACGGTTAGAGCGATGGAAGCGGGCAACGGTTTTTACCAGTCCAATTGAGCCTTATGTGGGTGTATGGCTGCAGGGTGAAGTGCGGGATAAGGATTTATCCTGGATCCAAGCAGAACTGGAATCGATTGCGCGTACATATGGCTGTGATTTGTATGCGGTGTTAGGGGGAGAAGTGGATCGGTTCCAAGCGATTAAACAATCGTATACACTCGCCTCCGCAGGGTTGAATCAACGATTTGTCCTGACAAAAGGGATCGTCATGCGGGCGGAAAAACCCGCTCTTCCGGTCGACGAGAAGACCACCGACAACAAGAGACGGCGTGATTGGGATGAATGGGTGCAAAGGCTGACATATGCGTTACAGGTAAGTCAGATCGAGTCGGTAGAAACAGTCATTCGGGAGATCGTGGAGCGCATGATACAGGCACATGCGACGGAGAGACAAATTATAAATGATTGGGTCTATATTCTCTCTCAAACGTTAAACAACATTTATCGGGTCAAACCGAGCCTTCCTCACGCCCAACGGTATCACGTACAACTATTAGACATCCATACCCAACCGGACATCGCGGCGCTGGAAGAGTATGTGCGGAGGCTGTTGAACCAGTTTGTACAGGAAGTGATCGGTATCGATGAAGAAACATTGCCCAAGAGAATGCTGCATTTGATCCATCTCCATTACGCCGACAATCTGAAGTTGGAAAAGCTGGCACAAGCACTACACTACAACAGCGCTTATCTTGGGAAACTGTTTAAAAAACATACCGGTCAGCTTTTTAATACGTATGTGGATCGGGTGCGGATCGATAAAGCGAAAGAACTGCTGGCAAAGGGCAAAAAAGTATACGAAGTGGCGGAAGAGGTGGGATATCGCAATGTGGACTACTTTCATAGTAAGTTTAAAAAATATGTCAAGATGTCTCCATCGACTTACCGGAAAACGGTTAACGCCAATCAATCGTGA
- a CDS encoding ABC transporter permease, translating to MRLRGNIEPLPPVKTPGRQTKTQKRFWKVFWRQRYLYAMSLPFVVWVFVFHYVPVWGWTMAFQNYSPGLSFFEQEWVGFQHFIDLFSDERFYRVLRNTFAMAVMGLVAGFTVPIVFALLLNEVRQELFKRTVQTVSYLPHFVSWVVVAGIVTKLLSTSDGMINEGLLALNLVDQPIPFMAKETWFWGIVTLSDLWKEMGWNSIIFLAAMSGVSPELYEAAKADGAGRFRQMWHVTLPGIRSTIIVLLILSIGNLMSIGFERQLLLGNPLVVDYAEVVELYALNYGIGLNRFSFGTAISIFNSVIAMILLFTANYLFKKYSKESVY from the coding sequence ATGCGGTTGAGAGGGAATATTGAACCGTTGCCACCCGTAAAAACACCGGGGAGGCAGACAAAAACACAGAAGCGTTTTTGGAAGGTATTTTGGCGGCAGCGCTACTTGTACGCGATGTCCCTTCCCTTTGTTGTGTGGGTGTTTGTATTTCATTATGTACCGGTCTGGGGGTGGACGATGGCCTTTCAGAATTACTCGCCGGGGCTATCGTTCTTTGAACAGGAATGGGTGGGTTTTCAGCACTTTATCGATTTGTTTAGCGATGAGCGGTTTTATCGGGTTCTTCGCAATACCTTTGCTATGGCGGTAATGGGGCTGGTCGCCGGCTTTACCGTGCCGATCGTGTTTGCGCTCTTGTTGAATGAAGTTCGCCAGGAATTGTTTAAACGAACCGTGCAAACCGTTTCCTATCTGCCGCACTTTGTTTCCTGGGTTGTGGTGGCGGGTATTGTGACGAAACTGTTGTCTACCAGTGATGGGATGATCAATGAGGGATTGCTGGCGTTAAACCTCGTCGATCAACCGATCCCCTTTATGGCGAAAGAAACCTGGTTTTGGGGCATTGTGACCCTATCCGACTTATGGAAGGAGATGGGGTGGAATTCGATTATTTTTCTAGCTGCGATGTCAGGGGTGAGCCCGGAGCTATATGAAGCGGCAAAGGCGGATGGAGCAGGACGGTTTCGGCAGATGTGGCATGTGACCCTGCCGGGGATTCGCTCCACCATCATCGTCTTGTTGATTTTGTCTATCGGCAATTTGATGAGCATCGGCTTTGAAAGACAATTGTTGTTGGGCAATCCGCTCGTGGTCGATTATGCCGAAGTGGTGGAGTTGTATGCCCTCAACTACGGAATCGGTCTTAATCGCTTCTCCTTCGGTACAGCCATCAGTATCTTTAATTCTGTGATTGCGATGATCCTGCTATTTACAGCCAACTATCTGTTTAAAAAATACAGCAAAGAAAGCGTTTATTGA